The window TTCCAACCGGCATAGTAATCAATTGTTATTTGGTCAATTACTATGTCAGACGGGATATCTACTCTTGACTCTTGAGAGTTCTACATTCTTATAGTCGCAAAAGCTGAAAACTTTTAACCGCGTCCCCGATCAAGATTTATTGAACACCATACTAGATTTAGATATACTAAACCACACGTACAGTACATTTAGATTTATTAAACTGACATACAATAAAGTAATGGAACTTTTGAATACCAAGAAAattatagaaattttttaacatcaaaaaattaaaaaccttaACTGGTGTGCTTATGACTCTTATACAATAACCTTAACTGGTGTGCTTATATCATGTAATTTCTAGTTGCTTGACGTTTTGTTGTCTAGATGTTGCACTTTTAGTGCATGGACATTTGTAAAGTCGATTGGGATCAACCTGATCACTTGTTTTTATTTGTgatataataacataaataaggGGTAaccttttaccaaaaaaaaaacacatatatttagATTTATTCTTTTAGATCATAAAGAagtagatttttttaaaatccagAAAGTaatagaataatatatataccacTTTTAATAGAGAGTGAAAACCAACAACCATTTTactgaaaatttaaaaaatctgcTTATACCTTTTAAATGAAGATTGTTCGTCAATTATGagttcaaaaaaaagaaaccaCTGTTCCCATAGCGTTGGTAATCACGTAGTCGATGAATATTGCAATCTTTTGTATATTCGCTAGTTCCATTCCTGATGCTTTCAACATATCACCtaaatttaaatctattttctctctttttgtTGTTGTCAAATACAGAATAAATCCTACTTTTTGAATGTTTATTTTGAACGTTAGTAGATGATATGTttacaattgagaaagaaatgAGTATTATACACATTTGTGAAACGCGTATGTTTTCCAATTTAGTCCTCTAAGCATTCAACGTTAATAACTTTAGAGTAAATTATTTTTTCGTTCCTGTTgatagtttttttacttttaatcttccaaatgaaaaaggaaaaattaaacctttgaatttgataaacatataaaaCCCCTCATATAAcccccctaaattttatataattctcCTTGTTTTacttaagataggtactgcatatTTTACCtaacttttttatgaaaaaaatatcaatttttacaTTAAAGTTGGGGGAAATTTTCAATCGTGGCACTAGTGAGTTTTTGCCCATTAACGGAGGCACGCCCAAGAAGAGTGAGGGCATGAtggttttttttaccttttgcACTTTCAAAACCATGATTAAGGACTTAACTTATGAGCttataattaatcaaatatgtGTGCTTCTTTCGAATCAAGACTATTTTAGTGTTAGACTTCATAAAGAGATCTACATTTCATAATACGGTCTTCCTTAACCGTGGTGACCATTTGTCGAGTAATTGCCATTATGATCCTAAAACCTTTAAGTTGTGAGTTTAAGTATATTCGAAATGCACATATTGGCTTGTTAATTGGCTTTCGAAACCATACCTCGAAGACCAAGTGGCCAACTGGTCCAATGGTGGCCAATAATCTTGGAACGATTCCTAACTTCATTAAAATCACCAAACACAATTGTAAGAGTGTTAGCATTAGTACAAATATTAAGGAGGTCAAACCAAAGCTCCCTTTTCAAATCCAAGTCTCGAGGGACATAAACATTGATCATGATTAACTACGGGATACTGAAGTTACACCAAGGATTGAAGATGACCAGGAAGTCAGGAACCCTTTTCCCTCGAGTTTGAAGATAAAAGTAAAATGGGTCGGGCCACAAATTGCAACAATTCCACCTGATTTACCATCCGAATGAATGACCTTGGAGTCATCGCCCCACATAGAACGAATGATATGTAACGGAAGGTTTTTAGACATTGATTCTTGAAAACCAATGAGGTAAGAAGAGTCCAAAGAGACCAAATCGTTGTTACTAATGAGGCCATTACATTTAGAATTCTAACATTGAGGTCAGAACTCATAATTACTGTCTGAAAGAGTATCTTTTTGATTTTCCCTAATACTATATACTTAGAAACACCACCATTTAAAGGATCAGAAAGTTCATAGAAAACGCACCTTTTAGAATGCTAGGATTTTGAGAAGTCATTCTGATAACAGAatgttcttttttctttttgttgatgGGCTCAGCTCCATTACTAGAGGCAGTAGTAGTTTGGGTCGAGAGGTTGTTAGGCCCAAAAATGTCATTTGGGTCTATAGCCCGATAACTGGACATAATGTAGGTCTCGGTTCAAGGGTCCTTTGAACTTATGACATAACAATAATGTAAACAACATTTGCTATTCTCAAGCTCTGGATTTACAACCTACAAGATCTGGAAAACCAAATTACATTATACAACTAAAATACAAATTACAAGCATGACCCGACATTGTCTAAGAAACAAAGAATGACCCTTAAAAATCGAACATCAACACTTACAACGCTGTACGTACTTTACTACTAGAAAACGTGGAGGATTAACGTGGGAAAATAGAAAACGCGTTTCACAAAGGTGTATATAATAGGAGTAATAATAGATAGGCCTTAAATTTGGTCTAAAAATATGACTAATCCATTCAATTGTTAATACATGGATTAcacagtttttcttttttactttttatcattgATTTTGTCATGGGTTGATTATTCCTTGTTAAGCATAATTAGACCTACTTTTTTGCACATTAAACATTTTCGATATACTCATTTCTTCCTTATTTGTAAACATAATCTATTAGCGTTCAAAAGAAACATtcaaaaattatagtttttttaGTATTCGAGAACCAAAAGGAGAAAGATTGAACATTTCATACGTCATCAACTGTGCGTGATTGATTACCAAAGCCATGGAAAATGGAAATGGTCGTCTCGTTGGCAGCATCTTCACAAAAAAGATacaagcattttttttttaaagttttctgTAAAATACGGTTGTTGGCATTAATCctccattaaaaaaaatggtatacCCATTATTCTAttacttttttatgtttaaaaaattatattgcttTCTGATTTGAATGAATAAACCTAAATGTATGTTGTTTACTAAggtttttaatttcttaatgtttATAACATTATTACTTTCTTGATGTTCAAAGAAATCTATTACctttgtttaataaatataaatataatatgttatttAATAAATCTACATGTGGTATGTTGTTTTATGAATCCGATCAGTGGAAAGCTAAACTCTTCATATTTTGAAATTATGAGAATATTGAAAATAGATTTTTATTTGGTCAATTACCATGTTAGTCGGGACTCTCTTGACACTTTTACTTTCTCATTGTCCCAAAAGCTAAAAACTTCAGCTTCACACCGATCAAGACTCATTAAACACCATACTAGATTAGATATATTAAACATCACACTACATAtagatttattaaataatatacaaGAAAATAATAGAATTTTATgaacattaagaaattaaaaaacataaatttagaTTTCTTAGATTTAATCAGAAAGTAGTAaactatttataataataataataataacaataataataataacaatagtaataataataataataataatagaataatGGGTATACCAACTTTTAATAATGGAGGTTGAGTACCAACAaccaaaattaaaagaaaaaggttatCTACATACATTAACTGTTCATTGAAATCATATCTGAAACTtcccgttttatgtaaaacgagGCGTTTATCGTcccgttttatataaaatgtcGCGTTTGGCCGGTGTGTAGATAGTAAAAGCTACAAAGAGAATTACATGTGGTCTGACACACATGTCAGTCATACCCCTGTTTTATGCACCGTTTAACCTAATACGTAGCCTTTTATGTAAAATGGTATTCAAAACGGGGGAATGACTGACATATGTGTCAGACCACGTGTAATTTTCCCTATAGCTTTTATTATCTACACTCCGACCAAACGTggcgttttacataaaacgggaCGTTTTagatgtgtttttatttttgatgtatcTAGTAGCACtcaaataaaaactttaagtGAAGATTGTGCCCGCCAATAATGAATTCAAAAAGTAGAAAGTAAAACCACTGTTTCCATGCCTTTGGTAATCACGCAGGATATTTCCATCTTTTTTGTATTCACAATTCACTAGTTCAATCTTTTAAATACGGGAGAATTGCAACAATTCCACCTGATTTAGCATTTGACCGTATTACCTTGGAGTCATCGACCCACATAGAACGAATGATATGTAACGGAAGGTTTTTAGAGATTGTTTCTTGAAAATCAACGAGGTAAGAAGAGTCCAAAGAGACCAAATTGTTGTTAATAATGAGGTCATTACATTAAATTAGAATTCTTGGACTCGGAATGAGGAACATTGAGGGCAgaactcagaatcagtgtctgAAAGAGTAATTTTTTGATTTCCCTTATACTATACTTATAATAAACACCACCATTTAAAGGATCAGAAAGTTCATAGAAAGCGCACCTTTTAGAATGCTTGGATTTTGAGAAGTCATATTCTGATAACAGaatgttctttcttttttctttttgtcgaTGGGCTCATCTTCATTACTAGAGCCTAGTGGCAGTAGTAGCTTGGGTCAAGAGATTGTTAGGCCCAAAAAAATCATTTGGGTCTCGGTTCAAGACTTCAAGGGTCCTTTGAACTTATGGCATAAGAATAAGAATGTAAACAACATTTGCTATTCTCAAAGCTCTGGATTTACAACCTACAAGATATAGAAGCCAAATGACATTACACAATTAATACAAATTACAAGCATGACCCGACATTGTCTAATTaagaaacaaaagaatgaaGCTGTACTCACTACTAGACGACTTACAAACAGTTCAACAAACAATGGCCCCGAAAGTTCCTACACAAATACTTTGTGACATCAAAACGACTATCCATCTTATATGCTAACTAATCTATTTTTGTTTAAACAAACAACATGAAACCCTACTTGGTCTTAAAATATAACTCTGAAGGAACTAGTGACGTTTGTTTAGGATGACCCGACATTATTTAGAAAGAATGTGTCTAACTATACCTTGACTGACTCAAAACTCAAAAGGATGTCTTAGTGGTATGTAGTACTACTATTGAATAACTTTACAGTGGAACAACACCATTGAATAGCTTTCCCCAAAATACTTCTTTCAATTTGTTGAAATCAAATGGGTTGCTTCAGCTATTTGAAGAATCCTTCACGATTCTTGTTTTTAGGATCACATTTTCTTGCTTGAGAAAATCGACAGAAAAACTAAGTTGTCGTATCACCTCCATCTTCTCTTCATCTTTCTGAGCCAACTGCTCTTTTTGAACCTTGTTTTCTTCTTTCAACCTTTCAACTTCTTCCCTCAACTTCATTATCTCTTCTTCATTAAAAGGGTCCACTTCTAAATCAACGTTTTTTACGTCTACAACAACTTCTTGATCATAATGAGTATCTTGGTCTTGTTCAAGATCATCTACAACTACAGAATCAGTATCACCAGAATCATAGTCATAGTCAAAAGACTCGGAATAACTGTCATATGATTTTTCTGATTCTTTTATTAGTTGGGAAGTTCGGAACTTGGATAAGGGTAGTGGGCAAGATGTCCATGGAGTTATGTTTCGACTTCCAGAATCAAACTTGACTTGATCATATTTCTCAGCTAGTGAACGATGGGCTCGATATAGATCCTCAACAATGTTGATAAGTTCGGGTCGTTTCTTGTAGTACATTTCTGCACGTTTTGCGAATGAATCTGCATCTTCCTCAATCAGTTTCAGCATTGCCTCTGTCTTCTCATCCAGCTCTATCAATTGATAACAATAGTAATTTTAGTTAAACATATTAATGAagttgtttattaaatattttcttataaaaaaatgcCAAAATGGAGTAGCATGTTAAGTATcatcttataaaaaaatggaTATATAACCTAGTAACCTACATATTCAATTAAATCTGATTTAGTAGGTTGTGTGCGTTTTCATTACCCATTTGGGCTTGTTAGAGATAAATATAACCCGAATTGACCCATTCggccattcataagtaaatgggtcaaaatcgTCACACTAAGATATAATAACCCAAAGGTCCACTTATTATAATTCTCACTTCTAAAAGTACTTTGAGGGTGACTGGGGGAGAcaactaaattttattttaacctatctacaaaactatatatatacaaacaaaaacaaacaaacaggCATAATGTATGTAAGTAGTTAAATTACCTGCAAGAGTGGAATGTAGCCATGGGGATTTCCTTGGAATACTATTACTTTGACTGTCAAACCACCACCATTGTGCTGATAACTTACTCTTCAACTCCATTAGTATTTCTTATTTACCTTCCAACATTCCAATTTCCAAATTCAGTACACTTTAAATAAAACAGGACAAATGCTACAAAATAGTACTACTCGTAGTAATTAACTTTTTTCCCAAATATCCACTTAGttaattaatagtttttaaagtCCATTTAagtcccaaaaaaaaaacattttagtaGCTTAGCTACATAGGGTGGAGCTAACACAAATTCTTATTTAAGTTCTCATTCTAAAGGTTAAATCAACATTATTTTTCTAATTGACCCGTCGGGCAAGCGACTTTGgcatatgtaaaaaaaaaaacacagaaaCACAagcattataaaaaaaatggacaaAGTAACAAATAGAGTGTACCTTAAAGAACAGAAGCAAGTGTTAATGGtgttctccctctctctctctctctcactcacTCTCTAATGAAGAAGATGGCTGTTAACAGtgttaagatatatatatatatataagcaggATGTATCACAAAAAAATGGCATGAGTGTTAACGGGCATGAAGAAGGGAGCGTGTAGAGTGTGTGAAGACAAAAAAGAAgcataaagaaagaaaaaaagtcataaaaataataagatcaTGTGTTTTACATTCATCACCTAACGGTCGAAAAATGTCGGCCCAATCATCATGAGCCCAACGGCTCACACAATATATTCATGCATTGGCCTTTATTGTTGACCAAGTCAATAGCTGGAAAAATAAAGGGGAGTACCCAATGTTATAAAAACCCATTTTTGTAACCGAACTCACCAGTTGAACCGGTCAATCGGTACTTTTTAAACGGAATTCGCTAAATAGTGCCTCTAATGcatatgttaaaaagtattcagtaaaatatttaatgaagtctaattttttaaaagtatataaatatgctatcaattattcatttaaaaatagaaattgtttggttaattaataaacattaaatataattgGGGTTAATtcatacaaacaatttatgcaccttaaatacagccctttaaggctgtatttaaggtgcataaattgtttgtacatttaccatgaaaatcaaggacggacttttaatatggaaggtaaatataatttttaattaataaagaaataatgAGTTCATTAAATGCTTCTTATATAACCCACTATCCTATATAACCTATGAACACACAACTCGTTTGACCTAAATTCAATTTGTTAACCTAAGGACCTACCAACCCATATGACTTGTGTCAACTAAAATTAATCTACCAACTCATTTAACCCGCCAACCGATTTTTTGTGGATAGGTGGATTGGGTTTGGATTAACGGATTGACACGGTCATCTCAGTTAAGTCGACCGCTAACTACCAATTTCATTTACAAACATTTAATCTGTTTCGTTTTTTATGAATAAGTTTTCAAGATAACctttgttgttttgttgtttacaCGTAATTATTTCATATCCCGTCTTTAAAACGCttccttttttctttaacatgaactaaaataaaagtaaaatatgtGCATTAGAAATTTTGAAGTCAACAGTCGATAAGTCGATCGTTATCACTTTCACTCTTTTCATGGGTAAAAGTTGATAAGCAtcgtttttaaatttgatttaaaccTAAACTAAAATATACTGATAAATTATTCACCATCTTACGCATTGTGCGTGTACAATTTTAGTTTGTGAATAAAATCGTtacacattaaattaattatgttGTGATTTTTATTGAAACACATACTATGAATTGTTTGACAAATAACTTTTGTGTTATCCAATaatcatattttctttttccttttttaaaataCAGAAATATagttacaaatataatattattcaaGATGTCATTACCATGTCGCATTCTTTAACCAAACATGTTTTAAGATACAAAAGACATAATTACAAAAATCGTGTAATTCTAGATCTCATTACCCTGCCATATTCTTTGAACAAACTTGTTTTGTAattctaatttttaattaaaacatacatGCTTCCTTC is drawn from Erigeron canadensis isolate Cc75 chromosome 9, C_canadensis_v1, whole genome shotgun sequence and contains these coding sequences:
- the LOC122582317 gene encoding protein NETWORKED 3A, which codes for MELKSKLSAQWWWFDSQSNSIPRKSPWLHSTLAELDEKTEAMLKLIEEDADSFAKRAEMYYKKRPELINIVEDLYRAHRSLAEKYDQVKFDSGSRNITPWTSCPLPLSKFRTSQLIKESEKSYDSYSESFDYDYDSGDTDSVVVDDLEQDQDTHYDQEVVVDVKNVDLEVDPFNEEEIMKLREEVERLKEENKVQKEQLAQKDEEKMEVIRQLSFSVDFLKQENVILKTRIVKDSSNS